Proteins co-encoded in one Myripristis murdjan chromosome 4, fMyrMur1.1, whole genome shotgun sequence genomic window:
- the LOC115357670 gene encoding profilin-2-like isoform X1 has protein sequence MSWQGYVDNLMADGSCQDSAIVGYTDAKYVWASHPGGTFANITSEEIDVLIGKDREGFFTTGLTLGNKKCSVIRDSLQVDGDWTMDIRTKSQGGEPTYNVSVGRAGKALVLVMGKEGVHGGQLNKKAFQMAEYLRKSGY, from the exons ATGTCCTGGCAAGGCTACGTGGACAACCTGATGGCTGATGGCAGCTGCCAGGACTCGGCCATTGTTGGCTACACGGACGCCAAATACGTGTGGGCATCGCATCCCGGCGGTACCTTTGCCAACATAACG AGTGAAGAAATCGACGTGTTAATAGGAAAGGACCGGGAGGGATTCTTCACCACCGGGCTGACCTTAGGCAATAAGAAGTGCTCCGTCATCAGAGACAGCCTCCAAGTTGACGGTGACTGGACAATGGACATCCGGACAAAGAGTCAAGGAGGAGAGCCAACATACAATGTTTCTGTAGGCAGAGCCGGTAAAG CATTGGTTTTAGTCATGGGGAAGGAAGGTGTCCATGGAGGGCAGCTCAACAAGAAAGCGTTTCAAATGGCTGAGTACCTGAGGAAGTCTGGATACTAA
- the LOC115357670 gene encoding profilin-2-like isoform X2 → MSWQGYVDNLMADGSCQDSAIVGYTDAKYVWASHPGGTFANITSEEIDVLIGKDREGFFTTGLTLGNKKCSVIRDSLQVDGDWTMDIRTKSQGGEPTYNVSVGRAGKVLVFVMGKEGVHGGGLNKKAYSMAKYLRDSGF, encoded by the exons ATGTCCTGGCAAGGCTACGTGGACAACCTGATGGCTGATGGCAGCTGCCAGGACTCGGCCATTGTTGGCTACACGGACGCCAAATACGTGTGGGCATCGCATCCCGGCGGTACCTTTGCCAACATAACG AGTGAAGAAATCGACGTGTTAATAGGAAAGGACCGGGAGGGATTCTTCACCACCGGGCTGACCTTAGGCAATAAGAAGTGCTCCGTCATCAGAGACAGCCTCCAAGTTGACGGTGACTGGACAATGGACATCCGGACAAAGAGTCAAGGAGGAGAGCCAACATACAATGTTTCTGTAGGCAGAGCCGGTAAAG TCTTGGTCTTTGTAATGGGCAAAGAAGGGGTCCATGGAGGCGGATTGAATAAGAAGGCATACTCGATGGCAAAATACTTGAGGGATTCAGGGTTCTAG